A window of the Nocardia sp. NBC_01329 genome harbors these coding sequences:
- a CDS encoding glycosyltransferase family 2 protein — protein sequence MNASDNPHDRPRLAVVTVTYSPGEHLEHFISTLTTATAEKPQVILADNGSTDGVPELVADANAHVRFLPTGGNIGYGGAINRAVAELDPDLEYVLIANPDIRWGNDSIDIMLEAAQRWPRAGAIGPMVLEPDGSVYPSARSVPGILDGAGHAILGAVWKTNPWTRRYRQENQEISERTVGWLSGSCLLVRRAAFDSIEGFDSRYFMYMEDVDFGDRMGRAGWHNVFIPGAEVTHAKGHAASRHPETMLPAHHASAYRFQADRHPHWWQAPLRWALKAGLAVRCRIAVRSALRAREREQAG from the coding sequence GTGAACGCTTCCGATAACCCGCACGACCGCCCACGTCTGGCCGTGGTCACGGTTACCTATTCGCCGGGCGAACATCTCGAGCATTTCATCAGCACCCTGACAACGGCCACCGCGGAGAAGCCGCAGGTCATCCTAGCCGACAACGGCTCCACCGACGGCGTCCCCGAACTCGTGGCCGACGCGAACGCCCATGTGCGTTTCCTACCCACCGGCGGCAATATCGGGTACGGCGGCGCCATCAACCGGGCCGTCGCCGAATTGGACCCCGACCTGGAATACGTCCTGATCGCCAACCCGGATATCCGCTGGGGCAACGATTCCATCGACATCATGCTGGAGGCCGCCCAGCGATGGCCCCGGGCCGGCGCCATCGGACCCATGGTTCTCGAACCCGACGGCAGCGTCTACCCCTCCGCCCGATCGGTCCCCGGAATCCTCGACGGTGCCGGTCACGCGATACTCGGTGCCGTCTGGAAGACCAACCCCTGGACCCGCCGCTACCGCCAGGAGAACCAGGAGATCTCCGAACGGACCGTCGGCTGGCTGTCCGGTTCGTGCCTGCTGGTGCGGCGCGCGGCGTTCGACTCGATCGAGGGTTTCGACTCCCGCTACTTCATGTACATGGAGGACGTCGACTTCGGCGACCGGATGGGCCGGGCCGGCTGGCACAACGTCTTCATTCCCGGCGCCGAGGTCACACATGCCAAAGGGCACGCGGCCAGCCGCCACCCCGAGACGATGCTGCCCGCCCACCACGCCAGCGCCTACCGCTTCCAGGCCGACCGGCATCCGCACTGGTGGCAGGCCCCACTGCGCTGGGCGCTGAAGGCCGGACTTGCGGTGCGCTGCCGGATTGCGGTTCGATCCGCTCTGCGAGCACGGGAGCGGGAGCAGGCCGGATAG
- the rfbD gene encoding dTDP-4-dehydrorhamnose reductase, whose product MSAAVPPGTEVADRLLVTGAGGQVGRELLRLIPAIRAFSRAELDITDRAAVESVVRPGDIVLNCAAFTAVDRAESEPGAAFTGNETGPAVLAAACARAGARLVHLSSDYVFPGTATSPYEPADPTGPTTVYGRSKLAGERAVRELCPQSHIVRTAWLYSGTDGDFVATMRRLERERDTVSVVNDQIGSPTFAADLAAGLLELAARPAAPAVLHATNAGRASWFDLARAVFGGIGADPERVRPCTTAEFPRPAPRPAFSVLSGTAWHDAGLTPLRPWESALTEALTRAAR is encoded by the coding sequence GTGAGCGCCGCCGTACCACCCGGAACCGAAGTCGCCGACCGCCTCCTCGTCACCGGGGCAGGTGGCCAGGTGGGTCGTGAACTACTCCGGCTGATACCCGCTATCCGCGCTTTCTCTCGGGCCGAGCTCGACATCACCGATCGGGCAGCGGTGGAATCGGTGGTCCGCCCGGGCGATATCGTGCTCAATTGTGCCGCGTTCACCGCGGTCGATCGGGCCGAATCCGAGCCCGGGGCCGCATTCACCGGAAACGAGACCGGCCCCGCGGTACTGGCGGCCGCCTGCGCCCGCGCCGGCGCACGGCTCGTCCACCTCTCCTCCGACTACGTCTTCCCCGGGACCGCCACGAGCCCGTATGAACCGGCCGATCCCACCGGTCCGACCACGGTGTACGGCCGCTCCAAACTCGCCGGCGAACGCGCGGTGCGCGAACTCTGCCCACAGTCCCATATCGTGCGGACGGCCTGGCTGTACTCCGGGACCGACGGTGATTTCGTGGCCACCATGCGCCGGCTCGAACGGGAACGCGACACCGTATCGGTGGTGAACGACCAGATCGGCTCCCCCACCTTCGCCGCCGATCTGGCCGCCGGGCTGCTCGAGCTGGCCGCGCGCCCCGCTGCCCCCGCTGTGCTGCATGCCACGAACGCCGGGCGGGCCAGCTGGTTCGATCTGGCCCGCGCGGTGTTCGGCGGGATCGGCGCCGACCCCGAGCGCGTCCGGCCGTGCACCACCGCGGAATTCCCCCGGCCCGCCCCCCGGCCCGCTTTCTCCGTACTGTCCGGCACCGCCTGGCACGACGCCGGCCTGACACCGTTGCGCCCGTGGGAATCCGCGCTGACCGAGGCACTCACCCGGGCCGCCCGTTAG
- a CDS encoding LCP family protein, which produces MAQRGEPTLWSPVRVLVASVALIVLVATGFAWRGVDSLVSNIERISDLGLGGHSDGAVDILLVGVDSRTDAKGDPLSDAERAMLHAGDEIGTNTDTIVLIRVPNDGRSATAISIPRDAYVDIPSSGKGKINSAYGVTKQTVQEDLLAEGVSEDDAEAQSTQRGRQALIESVAGLTGITVDHYAEVSLLGFVLLTDAVGGVDVCLRHAVDEPMSGAYFPSGRQKLDGPQALSFVRQRHNLERGDLDRIVRQQVFMAQLVHQVVSADTLSNPSRLRELSDAVGRTVVLDEGWDLLGFLTQLQDLAAGEVTFETVPVADLNGTTSNGESVVRVDRDEVHDYVAALVGEEPTSRAATETTTPNVNPANVEVSVYNSSTVSGLAGAVAQELLGLGYTQGAVGNYSDGSSVSQSQVRAPSASDPGGKAVAAALGGLPVVSDPSIATGAVNVVLTSDYAGPGSGSGDVIDFGSTSTSATPVPPAPPIAAAEDGPTCVN; this is translated from the coding sequence GTGGCGCAGCGTGGGGAGCCGACGTTGTGGAGTCCGGTGCGGGTTCTGGTCGCATCGGTTGCTCTCATTGTGCTGGTCGCAACCGGGTTCGCCTGGCGCGGTGTGGATTCGCTGGTTTCGAATATCGAGCGGATCAGCGATCTGGGCTTGGGTGGACACAGCGACGGCGCGGTGGACATCCTGCTCGTGGGCGTGGATTCCCGGACCGACGCGAAGGGTGATCCGCTCAGCGACGCCGAGCGGGCCATGCTGCACGCCGGTGACGAGATAGGTACCAATACCGACACCATCGTGCTGATCCGAGTTCCGAACGACGGCCGGTCGGCGACGGCGATCTCGATTCCGCGCGACGCCTACGTCGATATCCCGAGTTCGGGCAAGGGCAAGATCAACTCCGCGTACGGGGTGACCAAACAGACGGTGCAGGAGGATCTACTGGCCGAGGGCGTATCGGAGGACGACGCCGAGGCGCAGTCGACGCAGCGTGGACGGCAGGCGTTGATCGAATCGGTGGCCGGGCTCACCGGTATCACCGTCGATCACTACGCCGAGGTGAGTCTGCTCGGCTTCGTCCTGCTGACCGACGCGGTCGGCGGCGTGGATGTCTGCCTGCGCCATGCTGTCGACGAACCGATGTCGGGAGCGTATTTCCCGAGTGGCCGGCAAAAGCTCGACGGACCCCAGGCACTGAGTTTCGTGCGGCAACGCCACAATCTCGAACGCGGTGATCTGGACCGTATCGTGCGCCAGCAGGTGTTCATGGCCCAACTGGTGCATCAGGTTGTCAGCGCCGATACGTTGAGCAATCCGAGCCGGTTGCGCGAACTCAGCGACGCGGTGGGGCGCACCGTAGTCCTCGACGAGGGCTGGGATCTGCTCGGATTCCTGACCCAGCTCCAGGACCTGGCCGCCGGGGAGGTCACCTTCGAGACCGTTCCGGTCGCCGATCTCAACGGCACCACCTCCAACGGCGAATCGGTGGTCCGCGTCGATCGCGACGAAGTGCACGACTATGTCGCGGCGCTGGTCGGGGAGGAGCCCACCAGCCGGGCCGCGACCGAGACCACCACACCGAACGTCAACCCGGCGAATGTCGAGGTATCGGTCTACAACTCGAGTACCGTTTCCGGATTGGCGGGTGCGGTCGCACAGGAACTCCTCGGTCTCGGTTACACCCAGGGGGCCGTGGGTAACTATTCCGATGGGTCGTCGGTGTCGCAGAGTCAGGTGCGCGCCCCGTCGGCGTCGGATCCGGGCGGTAAGGCGGTCGCGGCCGCGCTGGGCGGGCTTCCCGTAGTGTCGGATCCGTCGATCGCGACGGGAGCGGTGAACGTGGTTCTGACGAGCGACTACGCTGGCCCCGGATCCGGTAGCGGTGACGTGATCGATTTCGGCAGTACGTCGACCTCGGCCACCCCGGTGCCGCCCGCGCCGCCGATCGCGGCGGCCGAAGACGGACCCACCTGTGTGAATTGA
- a CDS encoding TIGR03089 family protein produces MRDIDQATTLPEAILEPILERDPAGPRVTWYDDATGARIELSGLTLANWAAKTGNLIRDEFGLTPGARVAVLLPAHWQTAAVLLGCWWAGTEVVLRADPDAELVFAAADRLAETEDAPEVAALSLDPMGGPVRDLPIGVTDYASAVRVHGDQFLPGGTGAALDGMPVSEVLAEARKSAARQGFSEGDRVLSSATWDTPAELIDGFLSVLGAGASLVQVAEPDPALRARRVETERVTHVL; encoded by the coding sequence ATGCGTGACATAGACCAGGCAACGACCCTCCCCGAAGCGATCCTCGAGCCGATTCTGGAACGTGACCCCGCAGGCCCCCGCGTCACCTGGTACGACGACGCGACCGGTGCCCGGATCGAGCTGTCCGGGCTCACCCTGGCCAACTGGGCGGCCAAAACCGGGAACCTGATCCGCGACGAATTCGGGCTCACCCCGGGTGCCCGGGTCGCGGTGCTGTTACCCGCGCACTGGCAGACCGCGGCGGTCCTGCTCGGCTGCTGGTGGGCCGGAACCGAAGTGGTACTGCGCGCCGATCCCGACGCGGAGCTGGTTTTCGCCGCCGCGGATCGGCTGGCCGAAACCGAGGACGCACCCGAGGTGGCGGCCCTCTCACTGGACCCCATGGGCGGACCGGTCCGCGATCTGCCGATCGGGGTCACCGATTACGCGTCAGCGGTCCGGGTGCACGGCGATCAGTTCCTGCCCGGCGGCACCGGTGCGGCCCTGGACGGTATGCCGGTCTCCGAGGTCCTCGCCGAAGCCCGGAAATCGGCTGCTCGGCAGGGCTTCTCCGAAGGCGATCGGGTGCTGTCCAGTGCCACCTGGGACACCCCCGCCGAATTGATCGACGGTTTTCTCTCGGTGCTCGGCGCGGGAGCCTCCCTCGTGCAGGTGGCCGAACCCGATCCGGCGCTGCGGGCGCGGCGGGTGGAAACCGAACGGGTCACCCACGTTCTGTGA
- a CDS encoding cytochrome P450 has translation MKPEYVFRWVNQHGLIRVAKKAQLRRGDLFARLNGGPEGITNPYPLLEELRGEGGVHRAGPLWITVDHAVVREVLRDNRFGVGMPALIRLPEFGRRALARRPIPANPVDPPSMLMLDQPEHTRMRKPVAAAFTPRAIGRLRDRVVTVTEELLGALPEDGPADLVGQFAAQVPIAIISEMLGFPDRDREMFLRWGDAISPLLDIGISWSAHERAMRSSEAVQNYLLDHIGRLRTEPGDDILSSLVGKGELSTYELCASATLLMGAGFETTVNLISKGIVLLLEHPDQLARLRAEPDLWPGAVEEILRFDPPVQTTARLAHTDVEVVGRRLAEGTTLVLSLAGANRDPAIFPDPARFDITRPNAREHVGFSSGIHACLGAGLARMEAAHALRALFEQFPDLRLSGPPRRRQLYTLHGYESLPVHTGPRVRARESIG, from the coding sequence ATGAAGCCGGAATACGTTTTCCGCTGGGTGAATCAGCACGGTTTGATCCGGGTCGCGAAGAAGGCGCAGTTGCGCCGGGGGGATCTGTTCGCCCGCCTCAACGGTGGTCCCGAGGGGATCACGAACCCGTACCCGCTGCTCGAGGAACTGCGTGGAGAGGGCGGAGTACACCGCGCCGGGCCTCTCTGGATCACCGTGGATCACGCAGTGGTTCGGGAGGTGTTGCGGGACAATCGCTTCGGAGTAGGTATGCCTGCGCTGATCCGGCTGCCGGAGTTCGGCCGCCGCGCCCTGGCCCGGCGGCCGATCCCGGCCAACCCCGTCGATCCGCCCTCCATGCTGATGCTCGACCAGCCCGAACACACCAGGATGCGCAAACCGGTCGCGGCGGCGTTCACTCCGCGTGCCATCGGGCGCTTGCGCGATCGGGTCGTCACGGTCACCGAGGAACTACTCGGCGCCCTGCCCGAGGACGGCCCCGCCGATCTGGTGGGCCAGTTCGCCGCGCAGGTGCCGATTGCCATCATTTCCGAAATGCTCGGTTTCCCCGACCGCGATCGGGAGATGTTCCTCCGCTGGGGCGATGCGATCAGCCCGCTGCTGGATATCGGGATCTCGTGGAGCGCCCACGAACGCGCCATGCGTTCCTCGGAAGCAGTGCAGAACTATCTGCTGGACCATATCGGCCGACTGCGCACCGAGCCCGGTGACGATATCCTCAGCAGCCTGGTCGGCAAGGGCGAACTGTCCACCTACGAACTCTGTGCCTCGGCGACCCTGCTGATGGGCGCGGGTTTCGAGACCACGGTCAATCTCATCTCCAAGGGCATCGTACTGCTGCTCGAACATCCCGATCAGCTCGCCCGCCTGCGGGCGGAGCCGGACCTGTGGCCCGGCGCGGTCGAAGAGATCCTGCGCTTCGACCCCCCGGTGCAGACCACGGCGCGGCTGGCACACACCGATGTGGAAGTAGTGGGTCGGCGGTTGGCCGAGGGCACGACCTTGGTGCTGTCGCTGGCCGGCGCCAACCGCGATCCGGCGATATTCCCCGATCCCGCCCGCTTCGACATAACCCGTCCCAACGCCAGGGAACACGTCGGCTTCAGCAGCGGAATCCATGCCTGCCTCGGCGCCGGCCTCGCCCGGATGGAGGCGGCCCACGCGCTGCGCGCCCTGTTCGAACAGTTCCCCGATCTCCGGCTGAGCGGTCCGCCGCGGCGCCGGCAGCTCTACACGCTGCACGGCTACGAGAGTCTGCCCGTGCACACCGGTCCTCGCGTTCGCGCCCGGGAGTCCATCGGGTGA
- a CDS encoding RidA family protein, with amino-acid sequence MSVEISNPPALHDPVPFGYSHVAVTSGELVFVAGQYDSDAHGTTTTDDFAGQVARAFDNLGIALRSVGLDFADIAQLRTHIVDHDAAKLTVVGTKIAEIWGGRPPVQTLIGVAALALPTMLFEVDAVAIRP; translated from the coding sequence ATGTCCGTCGAGATCAGCAACCCGCCGGCTCTGCACGATCCGGTTCCGTTCGGCTACAGCCACGTGGCCGTCACCAGCGGCGAACTCGTGTTCGTGGCCGGCCAATACGATTCCGACGCGCACGGCACCACCACCACCGATGATTTCGCCGGTCAGGTCGCCCGGGCGTTCGACAACCTGGGCATCGCGCTGCGTTCGGTGGGACTGGATTTCGCCGATATCGCCCAGCTGCGCACCCATATCGTCGACCACGACGCGGCCAAACTGACCGTCGTCGGCACGAAGATCGCCGAGATCTGGGGAGGGCGGCCACCGGTTCAGACGCTGATCGGCGTCGCCGCCCTGGCACTGCCGACCATGCTGTTCGAGGTGGACGCGGTGGCCATCCGACCCTGA
- a CDS encoding phytoene desaturase family protein, whose translation MADVVVVGSGPNGLAAAVAMAAAGLEVDVYEAAETLGGGCRTAETTLPGFRHDECAGAHPMAVASPFFQAFDLPAHGVELLTPEASYAHPLDGGVAGVAWRDLDRTAAGLGADGKAWRSLFGPLVRDWPGVARTAMSDMRHIPLGPATIRFGLRLLEQGSPLWNTRFRGNVAPALFTGVAEHVITPPRALPAVGAGLLLATLAHAGGWPVPRGGSQAIMDALAADLRRRGGRLHTGHRVDSLEEFRTARAILCDTSPTELVRITGDRLPAGYRRRIDRYRYGGGACKVDFALAGPVPWQAPGCAEAATLHLVGSRAEAMAAEHAVAAGIHTDRPFTLVIQPGVVDPTRAPAGQHTLYTYAHVPHGSDRDVSELVTDQIERFAPGFRDLVLAKHVRTAAEMPAHNANYIGGDINAGAMTLAQTVFRPVPRWNPYSTGLPGVYLCSAATPPGGGVHGMSGVHAARHALRTVFGNHTDPLTLLTAAPGSNPAP comes from the coding sequence ATGGCGGATGTCGTAGTGGTAGGTTCCGGCCCCAACGGCCTCGCGGCGGCGGTGGCCATGGCCGCCGCGGGGCTCGAGGTCGACGTGTACGAGGCCGCGGAAACTCTGGGTGGCGGCTGTCGTACCGCCGAAACGACCCTGCCCGGTTTCCGGCACGACGAATGCGCGGGCGCACATCCGATGGCGGTGGCCTCGCCCTTCTTCCAGGCTTTCGACCTGCCCGCGCACGGGGTCGAACTGCTCACTCCCGAGGCCTCTTACGCCCATCCGCTCGACGGCGGCGTCGCCGGAGTGGCCTGGCGGGATCTCGACCGGACTGCGGCCGGCCTCGGCGCCGACGGCAAGGCCTGGCGATCGCTGTTCGGCCCCCTGGTCCGCGACTGGCCGGGCGTGGCGCGGACAGCGATGTCGGATATGCGGCACATACCACTGGGCCCCGCCACGATCCGGTTCGGCCTGCGTCTGCTCGAACAGGGGTCCCCGCTCTGGAATACGAGGTTTCGCGGCAACGTCGCGCCCGCCCTGTTCACCGGGGTGGCCGAACACGTCATCACTCCGCCGCGCGCACTACCGGCAGTGGGCGCCGGACTGCTGCTGGCCACCCTCGCCCACGCGGGCGGCTGGCCGGTGCCGCGCGGCGGTAGCCAGGCGATCATGGACGCGCTGGCCGCCGACCTGCGCCGCCGCGGTGGACGACTACACACCGGCCACCGGGTGGACTCGCTGGAAGAATTCCGGACAGCCCGCGCGATCCTCTGCGATACCTCGCCGACCGAACTCGTGCGCATCACCGGCGATCGGCTCCCGGCCGGCTACCGTCGCCGAATCGACCGCTACCGCTACGGCGGTGGCGCCTGCAAGGTGGACTTCGCGTTGGCGGGCCCGGTGCCCTGGCAGGCTCCGGGATGCGCCGAAGCCGCAACACTGCACCTGGTCGGCAGCCGGGCCGAAGCGATGGCCGCCGAACACGCCGTGGCCGCGGGAATACACACCGACCGGCCCTTCACCCTGGTCATCCAGCCCGGGGTCGTCGACCCGACCCGCGCCCCCGCAGGACAGCACACCCTCTACACCTACGCCCACGTTCCACACGGCTCCGACCGTGACGTCAGCGAACTCGTCACCGACCAGATCGAACGATTCGCACCCGGCTTCCGCGATCTCGTCCTCGCGAAACACGTCCGTACAGCCGCCGAAATGCCCGCCCACAACGCGAACTACATCGGCGGCGATATCAACGCCGGCGCGATGACCCTCGCACAGACCGTCTTCCGGCCGGTACCGCGCTGGAATCCCTACAGCACCGGACTACCCGGCGTATACCTGTGTTCCGCGGCCACCCCGCCCGGCGGCGGCGTCCACGGTATGAGCGGGGTGCATGCCGCCCGCCACGCGCTACGCACGGTCTTCGGCAACCACACCGACCCCCTCACCCTGCTCACCGCGGCTCCCGGGTCGAATCCGGCACCCTAG
- a CDS encoding cation diffusion facilitator family transporter, with product MSAGGSKKAILAALSANAGIAVAKFVGAAITGSASMLAEGVHSVADTANQGLLLFGQNRAEQQADELHPFGYGRSRYFYSFVVALVLFTLGSVYALYEGVHKIQHPEELSSPIVAVVILVVAIVLETFSFRTAVKESAPLKGRASWWQFIRNSRSPELPVVLLEDTGALIGLIFALGGVGLTMVTGDPVWDGVGTLAIGALLGVIAIVLIIEMHSLLIGEGATAAEDEAIRANLVDGTTIDRLIHIKTQYIGPEEMLVAAKVAVTPGLDIAQIAAGIDAAESRVRAAVPAARVIYLEPDLYRETVREP from the coding sequence ATGTCGGCTGGTGGAAGTAAGAAGGCGATTCTTGCCGCGTTGTCGGCGAACGCCGGGATCGCGGTAGCGAAGTTCGTGGGTGCCGCGATCACCGGGTCGGCGTCGATGCTGGCGGAGGGGGTGCACTCGGTCGCCGATACCGCCAATCAGGGGCTGTTGTTGTTCGGGCAGAATCGCGCCGAACAGCAAGCCGATGAGTTGCATCCGTTCGGGTACGGCCGGAGCCGCTACTTCTATTCGTTCGTAGTGGCGCTGGTGTTGTTCACCTTGGGTTCGGTGTATGCCCTGTACGAGGGTGTGCACAAGATCCAGCATCCCGAGGAGTTGAGTTCGCCGATCGTGGCCGTGGTGATCCTGGTGGTCGCTATCGTGCTGGAGACGTTCAGTTTCCGTACCGCGGTGAAGGAGTCGGCGCCGCTGAAGGGGCGGGCGAGCTGGTGGCAGTTCATCCGTAATTCGCGGAGCCCGGAGTTGCCGGTGGTGCTGCTGGAGGACACCGGTGCGTTGATCGGGCTGATCTTCGCGCTGGGCGGTGTGGGGCTCACCATGGTGACCGGTGATCCGGTGTGGGACGGTGTCGGCACGCTGGCGATCGGCGCACTGCTGGGTGTTATCGCGATCGTGCTGATCATCGAGATGCACAGTCTGCTGATCGGTGAGGGCGCGACCGCCGCGGAGGACGAGGCGATTCGCGCGAACCTGGTGGACGGGACGACGATCGACCGTCTCATCCATATCAAGACCCAGTACATCGGGCCGGAGGAGATGCTGGTGGCGGCGAAGGTCGCGGTGACACCGGGGCTGGATATCGCGCAGATCGCGGCGGGTATCGACGCGGCGGAGAGCCGGGTGCGCGCGGCAGTGCCCGCGGCGCGGGTCATCTATCTGGAGCCGGATCTGTATCGCGAGACCGTACGCGAACCCTAG
- the manA gene encoding mannose-6-phosphate isomerase, class I, translated as MHELVGALRSYAWGSRTALAELCGRPVPSAHPEAELWFGAHPADPAYLRTDNGTRSLLEVVSENPGEELGTAAERFGDRLPFLLKILAAEEPLSLQAHPSAEQARSGFARENRTGVPFDSPMRNYRDDSHKPELVVALERFEALAGFRDPLRTVDLFRALDVTSLNQYADLLAAQPDSDGLRTLFTSWITLPPTVLDKLLPTVLDGCVRYLSNSEREFAAEARTTLELAEAYPGDAGVLAAMLLNRITLQPGQGLFLAAGNLHAYLHGVGVEIMANSDNVLRGGLTPKHVDVPELLKVLDFEPIDLPLVLPEPAGDGSVRYHTPAPEFALRRFDLTAGPALVPLTDAGPGIVLCTAGSARLLDGDSEVSLTRGGAAWVSAADKDIRAQAPEEPATLFCACVGAA; from the coding sequence GTGCACGAACTCGTGGGTGCGCTTCGCTCGTACGCCTGGGGCTCGCGCACCGCGCTCGCCGAACTCTGCGGCCGTCCGGTCCCCTCGGCGCATCCGGAAGCAGAACTGTGGTTCGGTGCCCATCCGGCCGACCCCGCCTACCTCCGCACCGACAACGGCACCCGGTCACTGCTGGAGGTGGTTTCGGAGAACCCCGGGGAAGAACTCGGCACGGCCGCCGAGCGTTTCGGCGACCGGCTGCCGTTCCTACTGAAGATCCTGGCCGCCGAAGAACCACTGTCGCTGCAAGCGCACCCGAGCGCCGAACAGGCGCGCTCCGGGTTCGCCCGGGAGAACCGCACCGGGGTGCCGTTCGATTCGCCCATGCGCAACTACCGCGACGACAGCCACAAACCCGAACTGGTGGTCGCCCTGGAACGATTCGAAGCACTCGCCGGTTTCCGCGACCCGCTGCGCACTGTGGACCTGTTCCGCGCCCTGGACGTCACCTCCCTGAACCAATACGCGGACCTACTCGCCGCCCAACCCGATTCCGACGGCCTGCGAACCCTTTTCACCAGCTGGATCACCCTCCCGCCGACTGTCCTGGACAAGCTACTGCCGACTGTGCTGGACGGCTGCGTGCGCTACCTGTCCAATTCCGAACGCGAATTCGCCGCCGAAGCCCGCACCACCCTGGAACTGGCCGAGGCCTACCCCGGCGACGCCGGCGTACTGGCCGCGATGCTGCTCAACCGGATCACCCTGCAACCCGGCCAAGGCCTTTTCCTCGCCGCCGGCAATCTGCACGCCTACCTGCACGGCGTCGGCGTCGAGATCATGGCCAACTCCGACAACGTGCTACGCGGCGGGCTGACACCCAAACACGTCGATGTCCCGGAGTTGCTGAAAGTCCTCGACTTCGAACCGATCGACCTACCGCTGGTCCTTCCCGAACCGGCAGGTGACGGTTCGGTCCGCTACCACACGCCCGCACCGGAATTCGCTCTGCGCCGTTTCGACCTCACCGCCGGTCCTGCGCTGGTGCCCCTGACCGACGCCGGCCCGGGAATCGTGCTGTGCACGGCCGGATCAGCCCGCTTGCTGGACGGCGACTCCGAGGTTTCGCTCACCCGAGGCGGCGCCGCCTGGGTCTCGGCCGCCGACAAAGACATCCGCGCCCAGGCCCCGGAGGAACCCGCGACCCTGTTCTGCGCTTGTGTGGGCGCTGCCTGA
- a CDS encoding tobH protein: protein MIADTPVLDLDDAAMLEAADTGGALRSAASGGAQVRATAAAVAEGALARLDGLRPRSLLLVSGPGRAGRAAALLVATLGDRAGLPLVRATSVPAWVGPLDVVLVAGDDAGDPLLIDGVDRALRRGAEVVVAAPDEGPLRAAAAGRAALLAPRVPVLDENRLLRYLGVGIAVLRAIDGHRSATFLPELGELADVLDIEALRDGPQHEVFHNPAKNLAARTQQLGLIVAGDTAATTELAVHAAEVLLQSAGRTATAVELAVAITALPHLVNAATVAAPDYDPLFHDEQLDGPPPVEKKRIFVCSTESDIVTARRKIAVFGGAGGGTVDADLITADLESAPADPSRAGTPVPQPVPTPIGGELGRLAVLALRWEMAAAYLRLIGGRAIAASGPESYDGGQY, encoded by the coding sequence ATGATCGCTGACACCCCGGTACTCGATCTGGACGATGCCGCAATGCTCGAGGCCGCCGATACCGGCGGGGCCCTCCGTTCGGCCGCGTCCGGTGGCGCCCAGGTGCGTGCCACCGCGGCCGCCGTGGCAGAAGGGGCGCTCGCCCGCCTGGACGGTCTGCGCCCGCGAAGCCTGCTGCTGGTATCCGGCCCCGGCCGGGCCGGCCGGGCCGCCGCCCTGCTCGTCGCGACGCTCGGTGACCGGGCCGGGCTCCCCCTGGTCCGGGCCACCTCGGTACCCGCCTGGGTAGGGCCGCTGGATGTGGTGCTGGTGGCCGGAGACGACGCCGGAGATCCCCTGCTCATCGACGGGGTCGACCGTGCGCTGCGTCGCGGCGCCGAAGTGGTCGTGGCAGCCCCGGACGAAGGGCCGCTGCGTGCCGCCGCGGCCGGGCGGGCGGCCCTGCTGGCACCCCGGGTGCCCGTACTCGACGAGAACCGCCTGCTGCGTTACCTCGGTGTCGGGATCGCGGTGCTGCGCGCGATCGACGGCCACCGCAGCGCCACATTCCTGCCCGAACTGGGTGAGCTGGCCGATGTCCTCGACATCGAGGCGCTGCGCGACGGCCCCCAACACGAGGTTTTCCACAATCCCGCCAAAAACCTGGCCGCGCGGACCCAGCAGCTCGGGTTGATCGTCGCCGGCGACACGGCGGCCACCACCGAGCTGGCCGTGCACGCAGCGGAGGTGCTACTGCAATCGGCGGGCCGCACCGCCACCGCTGTGGAACTGGCCGTAGCGATAACAGCCCTACCGCACCTGGTGAACGCCGCCACCGTGGCCGCTCCCGACTACGACCCGCTGTTCCACGACGAACAACTCGACGGCCCGCCACCGGTGGAGAAGAAGCGGATCTTCGTGTGCAGCACGGAATCCGATATCGTGACGGCCCGCCGCAAGATCGCCGTTTTCGGTGGCGCGGGTGGCGGCACCGTGGACGCCGACCTGATCACCGCCGATCTCGAATCGGCTCCGGCCGACCCATCGCGAGCCGGAACCCCGGTCCCCCAACCCGTTCCCACGCCGATCGGCGGAGAACTGGGACGTCTCGCCGTACTCGCGCTGCGCTGGGAGATGGCGGCGGCCTATCTGCGGCTGATCGGCGGCCGGGCGATCGCGGCGAGCGGTCCGGAAAGTTACGACGGGGGACAGTACTAG